In the Acropora muricata isolate sample 2 chromosome 1, ASM3666990v1, whole genome shotgun sequence genome, one interval contains:
- the LOC136917650 gene encoding cell adhesion molecule DSCAML1-like isoform X1, with protein MLSGTVFIIVLLWSVGSRNVTVQTADIPWALHFTEEPMDTRFAHTRSAILNCRVEDRPKAQIKWRLVRTGRSITQNITGVRLLLPNGSLYFPPFRQGSFDPSIHSADYQCIVTNRAGMIASRIAKLRAVVVEPYLVYAQDSYIIRGNNAVIKSVISEHALDYVQVISWHDGRKEIAFGGKYFLMPSGDLVITNVKDADKSSMFYCTTVNKLTGEKVFSNPARLFLKDPPKSSPPRLLIDALNLTVLEGDVSELQCTASGYPVPAVVEYSWKKDGKPLQMGNRFSMFAGGSLRIEQTTFQDQGLYECVVKNSRGSAAISVHLTVRVPLRFVVRPQRKITTVSQTSGFIMECKVSGQPRPNITWLHNGSPLTSTSGGRISFTSERLEYAVIYSKDLGVFQCLADNGLETVQSSAMLITAERNPTVSSSVQLVVLKQGESLSVWCRAFSQSTPEITWYLDGEQVYNGAQYGITNTQLSDGGMPGDKGTQSTLTAPTMKVEKTGEYKCVACNIGNCTSQVIPVYIDGTANITSLANVINAVRGQAVQLPCTGKGYPLPLIVHWSKSGITIPFDKRHTVSEKKTLTIFRVQKGDEGTYRCRVVNAANKEDERFIEVVVNELPNINIHANQPEWHEGTEGSLTCSYSASSHGEVIIQWLKDGNELTSNIYPLSDLSMSVVKLKNVSAADSGNYTCIASNNVGTTSVSINMVVFVPPKIIQEPVNQQVLKSYTSYLTCATSGTPPARVDWSKLSLGFKPVSMDQPRFEKMLNGTLVIRNTTDEDRGKYLCTARNGVSDKSVSRPVQLTVHAVPASIVIAPANKTANVSANVIITCVAVGNLPIELEWFNRSTQMAENPRVKIKRSTESKSYRVNSTLTVERLVLEDTRQYSCRVKNTFGKDVRTFHIKAQQRPYPPSKPEVEVVTASSVYLTWRRRFDGNAAIIEYTVECKLTSQRWEQSTKRVVLGSAPGFNWTGLRPASKYNFRVYSRNALGTSEPSVFITTETREGAPSKPPNLVNVTAISSKEIYVRWEPPPPDSRNGVIRGYYITYKQSNKHYRRKNFTVDGGKVRNYVISNLHPFTGYQIEIQAFTRAGVSPVLRNAKAVVTHEDVPSQPPTSVSITVLSSQSLKITWNKPPSNAINGKLLGYRVYYHSIKDPENVFNITVNDPNERNVTLTRLAKFSTYKISVVAFTRKGEGVASPARRGTTLEDIPGPPSNVHAVPVSIKTIRVLWEPPIEPNGIIIVYRLFYSKEISDPLVTNADKVTEVSIAGNNTSKILAKLDSITEYFFWVKASTSVGFGNASVVVRQTTMEKIKANIFHDNLPVTLTRQSTSAILDCEAYGYPKPSVMWYSSGRDLSDARKYLQLANGSLEIKHVTQKDAGEYECTASNRLGRKTVFRKLKVKTPPSPPKLIDFKKLDHTPALNISWRKWDDGNSPVTMFILEYKENNGNWKVQYISNINYYVLHGVDFTKDYYFRISALNSVGKGETSKVFHVVFGEKGSLIVKEVEEPKVGSTPEGGIQLHRNPTFLGVVMGVGVLMLIVIICLLLIAVRAGHLNTSKFHDWRQYWKKRFFGEPLPTIRQEEYDQRQSNPDQSEGSPSTNGNLADSSSSLEPIRSTHGSEISLPRSTLRAHIIQEPIIEESYPPPLPPHHSSVPSGVQPISHADGSFSDTSSEGNFGQSVYHRPTIHDTDSTARPRRYVDMNDHATYPNLYVAQRSLNGTPGNGVLGFRGHADGGSELDTASITRGQESTTDLRRFAAASRLSRPSKSQGQSQEFAQPVCPEKTATLPRPRDSGLGPSRTDLHRPGFNSKRGSSQVTPEIRAIQTPQRRDSVFSKERSPCHTFERPHGLRDRRAYDSASSEYSSSRDELISALEFGKRHNLDKYYGIPTLETMSVSSNTTNSSEQDGICKFSASPRPLGDGCYAPTPLHGPSFRSRGGNGNFLYVVDPRRRGVDRGACIQKNGSVV; from the exons AGTGGAAGACAGACCCAAAGCTCAAATCAAATGGCGACTTGTACGCACTGGGCGGTCAATAACCCAAAACATCACTGGAGTTCGTCTCTTGTTACCCAATGGTTCGTTGTATTTTCCTCCGTTTCGTCAGGGAAGTTTTGATCCTTCCATTCACAGCGCAGATTACCAGTGCATCGTCACGAACAGAGCTGGAATGATTGCTAGTAGGATAGCCAAGCTACGTGCAG TCGTAGTTGAGCCATACTTGGTGTACGCGCAGGACAGCTACATAATTCGTGGAAACAACGCCGTTATTAAGAGTGTGATTTCCGAGCATGCGCTGGACTATGTGCAAGTCATTTCGTGGCACGATGGACGTAAGGAAATTGCATTTGGAGGGAAATACTTTCTGATGCCATCTGGAGACTTAGTCATTACAAATGTGAAGGATGCTGACAAGAGCTCCATGTTTTACTGCACCACTGTCAATAAGTTAACAGGAGAGAAGGTCTTCAGTAATCCTGCCAGACTTTTTTTAAAGG ATCCGCCCAAATCCTCTCCTCCCCGGTTGTTGATTGACGCATTGAACTTAACGGTACTTGAGGGAGACGTTAGCGAACTCCAGTGTACGGCTAGTGGGTACCCTGTGCCCGCGGTAGTGGAGTACAGTTGGAAGAAAGATGGGAAACCTTTACAGATGGGAAATCGCTTCTCGATGTTCGCCGGCGGAAGCCTGCGCATTGAACAGACAACATTCCAAGATCAGGGCTTATACGAGTGTGTGGTGAAAAACAGTAGGGGATCAGCAGCTATTTCTGTACACCTTACTGTACGAG TTCCCTTGAGATTCGTGGTTCGTCCTCAAAGGAAAATCACCACAGTATCTCAGACATCTGGGTTCATCATGGAATGTAAGGTCAGCGGACAACCCAGACCTAATATCACGTGGCTTCACAATGGCTCTCCGTTGACTAGCACCAGTGGGGGCCGCATAAGTTTTACATCAGAAAGACTGGAGTATGCTGTCATTTACAGCAAAGATCTTGGTGTTTTCCAATGTCTCGCGGACAATGGCCTCGAGACCGTGCAAAGCAGTGCAATGTTGATCACAGCAG AACGAAATCCGACAGTCTCATCAAGCGTTCAAttagttgttttgaaacaagGTGAAAGCTTAAGTGTATGGTGTCGAGCATTCAGTCAATCAACGCCTGAAATCACGTGGTACCTGGATGGTGAACAGGTGTATAATGGCGCTCAGTATGGGATTACAAATACACAGCTTAGCGATGGCGGTATGCCAGGAGATAAGGGAACACAGAGCACGTTGACAGCACCAACCATGAAAGTGGAGAAAACCGGAGAATACAAATGTGTCGCTTGTAATATTGGAAATTGCACATCGCAAGTTATTCCTGTTTATATCGACG GTACTGCGAACATAACTTCATTGGCAAATGTGATCAATGCAGTTCGAGGCCAAGCCGTTCAGCTTCCCTGTACAGGTAAAGGATACCCGCTTCCTCTTATAGTACACTGGTCCAAAAGTGGCATAACTATTCCATTTGATAAGCGTCATACTGTGTCAGAGAAAAAGACCCTTACCATCTTTAGAGTTCAAAAAGGAGACGAAGGAACTTACAGATGCCGAGTAGTAAACGCCGCAAACAAGGAAGACGAACGCTTCATCGAAGTTGTAGTTAATG AACTTCCCAATATTAACATTCACGCGAATCAACCTGAATGGCATGAAGGAACAGAAGGTTCACTGACATGTTCTTACAGCGCATCGTCTCACGGGGAAGTAATCATTCAGTGGCTAAAAGACGGCAATGAACTCACCTCGAATATTTATCCACTATCCGACCTCAGTATGAGTGTAGTGAAGCTCAAGAACGTATCAGCCGCCGACTCTGGAAATTACACTTGTATTGCAAGCAACAATGTCGGCACTACAAGCGTGTCAATCAATATGGTCGTATTTG TCCCGCCAAAAATTATTCAAGAACCCGTTAATCAACAAGTGCTTAAAAGTTATACCAGCTATTTGACGTGCGCAACATCCGGGACACCACCAGCTCGTGTGGACTGGAGCAAGCTGTCTTTGGGCTTCAAACCTGTGTCCATGGATCAACCTCGGTTTGAGAAAATGCTGAATGGAACGTTGGTGATTCGAAACACAACGGACGAAGACCGCGGGAAATATTTGTGCACTGCTCGTAATGGGGTTAGTGACAAGTCGGTGAGCCGTCCAGTACAGCTCACAGTTCATG CAGTGCCAGCTTCAATTGTTATTGCACCAGCAAACAAGACAGCCAACGTGTCAGCCAACGTGATAATCACATGCGTTGCTGTGGGTAACCTTCCAATTGAACTTGAATGGTTTAATAGATCCACTCAAATGGCAGAGAATCCCAGAGTCAAGATAAAAAGGTCTACAGAGTCAAAGTCCTATCGAGTGAATAGCACTCTAACCGTGGAAAGACTGGTGCTGGAAGACACCAgacaatattcttgtagagtgAAAAACACATTTGGAAAAGACGTTAGAACATTTCATATCAAGGCCCAGC AGAGACCATATCCTCCGTCTAAACCAGAGGTTGAGGTGGTGACTGCGAGCTCAGTGTACTTAACGTGGAGAAGAAGATTTGATGGCAATGCAGCAATCATTGAGTACACAGTAGAGTGTAAATTAACTTCCCAGAGGTGGGAACAGAGTACCAAGAGAGTGGTGTTAGGTTCGGCTCCTGGCTTTAATTGGACAGGACTCAGACCAGCCTCGAAATACAACTTTCGTGTGTACTCAAGGAATGCACTGGGGACTAGTGAGCCAAGCGTCTTTATTACCACTGAAACTCGAGAAGGAG CCCCGTCAAAGCCACCAAATCTCGTGAATGTGACAGCCATTTCGTCGAAGGAGATTTACGTACGCTGGGAG CCACCACCTCCAGATAGCAGGAACGGTGTAATCCGAGGATACTACATCACTTACAAACAAAGCAACAAACATTACCGAAGAAAAAACTTCACCGTAGATGGAGGCAAAGTTAGAAACTATGTCATATCCAATCTGCATCCATTCACGGGATACCAAATCGAGATTCAAGCATTCACACGAGCAGGAGTCAGTCCTGTATTAAGAAATGCAAAAGCTGTTGTTACACACGAGGATG TCCCAAGCCAACCTCCAACTTCAGTTTCAATCACGGTACTGAGCTCACAAAGTCTTAAGATTACGTGGAATAAACCTCCATCAAATGCGATCAACGGCAAGTTACTTGGTTATCGAGTTTATTACCACAGTATCAAAGATCCAGAGAATGTATTCAACATAACTGTGAATGATCCCAATGAAAGAAACGTAACATTGACTAGATTGGCAAAGTTTTCAACCTACAAGATCAGTGTCGTTGCATTTACACGAAAGGGCGAAGGTGTAGCTAGTCCTGCAAGAAGAGGAACAACTTTGGAAGATA TTCCCGGTCCTCCAAGCAATGTCCACGCCGTTCCTGTCTCAATCAAGACAATTCGTGTACTCTGGGAGCCCCCCATTGAACCAAATGGAATCATAATAGTATACCGACTGTTCTATAGTAAGGAGATCAGTGACCCGCTTGTAACCAACGCTGACAAGGTGACAGAAGTTTCAATTGCTGGAAATAACACCTCGAAAATACTAGCTAAACTTGATTCCATCACTGAGTACTTTTTCTGGGTGAAAGCGAGCACTTCAGTTGGGTTTGGAAACGCTTCAGTTGTAGTCAGGCAGACTACCATGGAAAAAA TCAAAGCAAATATCTTCCATGACAATTTACCCGTCACACTTACAAGACAGTCAAcatccgccattttggactgtGAAGCGTATGGCTACCCTAAGCCCTCAGTAATGTGGTACAGTAGTGGCCGCGACCTGTCTGATGCCAGAAAGTACCTGCAACTCGCCAACGGCTCTCTCGAAATCAAACACGTTACGCAAAAGGACGCTGGAGAGTACGAATGTACAGCAAGCAACagactgggaagaaaaactgTCTTCAGGAAACTAAAAGTAAAAA CACCGCCATCACCGCCAAAACTCATTGATTTCAAAAAACTGGATCACACTCCAGCTCTTAACATCAGTTGGCGCAAATGGGACGACGGGAATAGCCCCGTGACCATGTTTATTCTTgaatacaaagaaaacaacgGCAATTGGAAAGTCCAGTACATAAGCAACATCAACTATTATGTGCTACACGGCGTCGACTTTACGAAAGACTATTACTTCCGTATCTCAGCCTTAAATTCTGTCGGCAAAGGAGAAACGAGTAAAGTGTTCCATGTTGTATTTGGAG AAAAGGGATCCCTCATAGTGAAAGAAGTTGAAGAACCCAAAGTAGGGTCAACGCCCGAAGGAGGAATACAGTTGCACCGCAATCCGACTTTCCTGGGCGTTGTAATGGGAGTTGGTGTATTGATGCTTATTGTTATCATATGTTTGTTGTTGATCGCTGTAAGAGCAGGACACCTCAATACCTCCAAGTTTCATG ACTGGAGGCAATACTGGAAAAAGAGGTTTTTCGGAGAACCGCTCCCCACAATACGTCAAGAAGAATACGATCAGAG GCAAAGCAATCCTGACCAATCAGAAGGAAGCCCGTCAACCAATGGGAACCTTGCTGATTCTTCATCGTCACTGGAGCCAATCCGCTCTACGCATGGATCTGAGATAAGTCTCCCTAGAAGCACGCTAAGAGCACATATCATTCAAGAACCGATAATCGAGGAAAGTTACCCACCTCCTCTGCCACCGCACCATTCCTCAGTACCCAGCGGTGTGCAACCTATTTCCCATGCAGATGGAAGCTTCAGTGACACTTCATCAGAAGGGAATTTCGGCCAGTCCGTGTACCACAGGCCCACCATCCACGACACAGATTCCACAGCGCGACCTCGTCGCTATGTGGACATGAATGATCACGCGACTTACCCTAATCTCTATGTCGCACAAAGATCTCTGAATGGAACTCCGGGAAACGGAGTGTTGGGTTTTCGAGGGCATGCTGACGGTGGCTCAGAGCTAGATACCGCAAGTATAACAAGAGGACAGGAATCTACTACTGACCTGCGCCGTTTCGCTGCCGCCAGTCGTTTGAGTCGCCCCAGTAAAAGTCAAGGGCAAAGCCAGGAGTTCGCGCAGCCAGTTTGCCCGGAGAAGACTGCGACCTTACCTAGGCCACGTGACTCAGGTTTAGGTCCTTCTCGGACTGACCTTCATCGGCCAGGCTTCAATTCCAAACGAGGTTCCAGTCAGGTGACCCCTGAGATACGTGCTATTCAAACACCACAGAGAAGAGATTCTGTGTTTTCGAAAGAACGAAGCCCTTGTCACACATTTGAAAGGCCTCATGGATTACGAGATCGGCGTGCGTACGATTCAGCGTCCTCCGAATACAGCTCGTCACGTGACGAGTTAATATCAGCCCTTGAATTTGGTAAGAGGCATAACCTGGATAAATATTATGGAATACCAACTCTTGAGACAATGTCAGTATCTTCAAATACAACGAACAGTAGTGAACAGGATGGAATATGCAAGTTTTCGGCTAGTCCCAGACCACTCGGAGATGGGTGTTACGCACCCACGCCTTTGCATGGGCCTTCTTTTAGATCCCGTGGGGGGAATGGAAACTTTCTTTATGTTGTTGATCCGCGCAGGCGTGGTGTTGATAGAGGGGCGTGCATTCAGAAAAATGGATCAGTTGTTTGA